The Listeria welshimeri serovar 6b str. SLCC5334 genome has a window encoding:
- the rsbV gene encoding anti sigma b factor antagonist RsbV, whose translation MNISIEIKERDTDHIDIFVAGEIDAYTAPKVKEALEVYQVKEGIVLRIDLTEVSYMDSTGLGVFVGAFKSLRQRQSELILFGLSDRLFRLFEITGLSDIIEIKNVEGEMNGNNA comes from the coding sequence ATGAATATTAGTATAGAAATAAAAGAGCGTGATACTGACCACATAGATATATTTGTTGCTGGGGAGATCGACGCTTATACAGCGCCAAAGGTAAAAGAAGCTCTTGAAGTTTATCAAGTAAAAGAGGGTATTGTACTTAGAATTGACTTAACCGAAGTAAGCTACATGGATAGTACTGGTTTAGGCGTATTCGTAGGGGCTTTCAAAAGCTTACGTCAACGTCAAAGCGAACTAATCTTGTTTGGTTTAAGCGACCGACTTTTCCGATTGTTTGAAATCACAGGATTGTCAGATATCATTGAAATCAAAAATGTAGAGGGTGAAATGAATGGCAACAACGCATGA
- the rsbW gene encoding anti-sigma B factor RsbW — translation MATTHDKITLQLPAKPEYVSLGRLSLSGIASRAGFSYEAIEDLKIAVSEAITNSVKHAFKGEEDGEIIVEYLIYEDKLEVRVSDNGTSFDLESRKQEIGPYEVDEDAEMMRIGGLGLFLIETLMDDVKLYYDEGVSVVMTKYINEKQVEENAKSIST, via the coding sequence ATGGCAACAACGCATGACAAAATTACATTACAACTTCCTGCCAAGCCTGAGTATGTAAGCCTAGGTAGACTTTCATTATCAGGAATCGCAAGTCGCGCAGGATTTTCTTATGAAGCAATTGAAGATTTGAAAATAGCCGTAAGTGAAGCCATCACGAATTCTGTCAAACATGCATTTAAAGGTGAAGAAGATGGTGAAATTATAGTAGAGTATCTTATTTATGAAGATAAATTAGAAGTACGTGTTTCAGATAATGGCACAAGTTTTGATTTAGAAAGCCGTAAACAAGAAATCGGTCCATATGAAGTAGATGAAGATGCGGAAATGATGCGTATCGGAGGTCTAGGCTTATTTTTAATTGAAACATTAATGGATGATGTGAAACTTTATTACGATGAAGGGGTTTCTGTCGTAATGACCAAATATATTAATGAAAAGCAGGTGGAGGAGAATGCCAAAAGTATCTCAACCTGA
- the sigB gene encoding RNA polymerase sigma factor SigB, producing the protein MPKVSQPDKEAKEKVYIWIAAYQENGDQDAQYNLVVHYKNLVESIARKYSQGKSFHEDLVQVGNIGLLGAIRRYDATFGKSFEAFAVPTIVGEIKRFLRDKTWSVHVPRRIKELGPKIKNAVEELTRELQSSPQISDIADFIGVTEEEVLEAMEMGKSYQALSVDHSIEADSDGSTITLLDVVGGTDDGFERVNQRMLLEKVLPVLDEREQMILQYTFIENRSQKETGELLDISQMHVSRIQRQAIKKLREALQNEEVE; encoded by the coding sequence ATGCCAAAAGTATCTCAACCTGATAAAGAAGCAAAAGAAAAAGTATATATTTGGATTGCCGCTTATCAAGAAAACGGCGACCAAGATGCCCAATATAATTTAGTGGTTCATTATAAAAATTTAGTAGAATCTATTGCACGCAAGTATTCGCAAGGTAAATCTTTTCATGAGGATTTAGTGCAAGTTGGAAATATTGGTTTACTAGGTGCTATTAGACGTTATGATGCTACTTTTGGGAAAAGCTTTGAAGCATTTGCTGTGCCAACTATTGTTGGTGAAATTAAACGTTTTTTACGCGATAAAACATGGAGCGTTCATGTACCGCGCCGAATTAAAGAATTAGGTCCAAAAATTAAGAATGCTGTGGAAGAGTTAACAAGAGAATTACAAAGCTCTCCTCAAATTAGCGATATTGCTGATTTTATCGGCGTCACTGAAGAAGAAGTTTTAGAAGCAATGGAAATGGGGAAAAGTTACCAAGCACTTTCTGTAGACCATTCAATTGAAGCTGATTCAGATGGAAGTACGATTACGTTACTTGATGTTGTAGGAGGTACGGATGATGGATTCGAACGTGTGAATCAACGTATGCTTCTAGAGAAAGTTCTCCCTGTCTTAGATGAGCGAGAACAGATGATTTTGCAATATACATTTATTGAAAATCGCAGTCAAAAAGAAACTGGGGAACTACTCGATATATCACAAATGCATGTGTCTAGAATCCAACGTCAAGCTATCAAAAAACTTCGAGAGGCGTTGCAGAATGAGGAAGTGGAGTAA
- a CDS encoding PP2C family serine/threonine-protein phosphatase: MNKAVESNNLFVFQRSKALQQYCGDVYFTHQDKNGFLYVLSDGLGSGLEANRAAKATVDAIKEDVHADITDMLEKANQAVSGLRGAAIAIIKGDFLTKTLYYTGMGNIRFYMIGIEDKLIFPLSGSGFLSGRKQKYRLQSFKYKPGSKFLMHSDGLVLSRVRKSLESPLCVVKIGHLIEQNISDIPTDDVTFMVGKFPE; this comes from the coding sequence ATGAACAAGGCAGTTGAATCAAATAATTTATTTGTATTTCAACGTTCTAAAGCATTACAACAATACTGCGGGGATGTTTATTTTACCCATCAAGACAAAAATGGTTTTTTGTATGTTCTTTCTGATGGACTCGGAAGTGGTCTTGAAGCTAACAGAGCGGCTAAAGCGACTGTTGACGCTATAAAAGAAGATGTACATGCAGATATTACTGATATGCTAGAAAAAGCTAACCAGGCCGTTTCAGGGCTTCGTGGAGCGGCTATAGCAATTATCAAAGGTGATTTCTTAACCAAGACACTCTATTATACAGGTATGGGAAATATTCGCTTTTATATGATTGGTATAGAAGATAAACTTATTTTTCCACTTTCCGGTTCTGGTTTTTTATCGGGTAGAAAACAGAAGTATCGGTTACAATCATTTAAATATAAACCAGGCAGTAAGTTTTTGATGCATTCAGATGGACTTGTTCTTTCTCGTGTTCGAAAAAGTCTCGAGTCACCTCTTTGTGTCGTGAAAATCGGACATTTAATTGAACAAAATATATCAGATATTCCAACAGATGATGTAACTTTTATGGTTGGAAAATTTCCAGAATAA
- a CDS encoding Tex family protein translates to MEQMQDKIIKLVQKSLSYKPAQINAVIKLMEEGNTVPFIARYRKEMTGSLDEVEIRDIEETFEYVTKLENRKEEIIRLIDEQGKLTDELRAAIIQAEKHQALEDLYRPYKQKKRTKATIAKEKGLEPLADWLMSFPSDADPLKEAANYISEDKEVETAESALLGAHEIIAEQISDEPSFREWIRNFTRKFGMIESRAKNAEADEKGVYEMYYEFNEMIGKVASHRILAFNRGEKEDILRVQVQVDTTKIFQYLFEKVIQNRNSATRPYVEEAILDAYKRFIGPAIEREIRGELTEKGEEQAIHIFSENLRKLLLQPPLKGKIILGVDPAFRTGCKFSVLDQTGKVLEIGVVYPHTAKARRPEAKQKIAEILSTYQVEVIAIGNGTASRETEQFIVEVIRESNSNAYYCIVNEAGASVYSASETAREEFPDYQVEERSAVSIGRRLQDPLAELVKIDPKSVGVGQYQHDVAQKRLNETLTFVVETAVNQVGVNVNTASASLLQYVAGLNKTVANNIRKYREENGSFTSRKALKKVPRLGAKSYEQSIGFLRILEGDNPLDKTAIHPESYKAAEQIVKAAGFDLSDIGSEDLKAALQALSIPEEAEKLGIGKETMRDIIDNLIAPGRDLRDELPAPLLKQDVISMEDLKQGMELQGTVRNVVDFGAFVDIGVKQDGLVHISKLSNSFVKNPMDVVSVGDVVTVWVDEVDTKKNRIALTMRNPNGSVK, encoded by the coding sequence ATGGAACAAATGCAAGATAAAATAATAAAATTAGTCCAAAAATCGCTTAGTTATAAACCAGCGCAAATTAATGCCGTTATTAAATTAATGGAAGAAGGCAACACGGTCCCATTTATTGCACGTTACCGTAAAGAAATGACTGGTAGCCTAGATGAAGTGGAAATTCGCGATATTGAAGAAACATTTGAATACGTTACTAAATTAGAAAATCGTAAAGAAGAAATTATTCGCTTAATAGATGAACAAGGGAAATTAACAGACGAACTGAGAGCGGCAATCATCCAAGCAGAAAAACACCAAGCATTAGAAGATTTATATCGCCCCTACAAACAAAAGAAACGCACCAAAGCAACAATTGCCAAAGAAAAAGGATTAGAACCGCTTGCAGATTGGCTAATGAGCTTTCCAAGCGATGCTGATCCACTGAAAGAAGCAGCAAACTACATTTCAGAAGATAAAGAAGTCGAGACAGCAGAATCAGCCTTACTTGGCGCACATGAAATTATCGCTGAACAAATCAGTGATGAGCCTAGTTTTCGAGAGTGGATTCGTAATTTTACTCGCAAATTTGGCATGATTGAATCTAGAGCAAAAAACGCTGAAGCAGATGAAAAAGGCGTTTACGAAATGTATTATGAATTTAACGAAATGATTGGCAAAGTAGCTAGTCACCGCATACTTGCATTTAATCGCGGAGAAAAAGAAGATATTTTACGTGTACAAGTACAAGTAGATACAACAAAAATCTTCCAATATTTATTTGAAAAAGTTATCCAAAACCGTAATTCTGCAACACGTCCTTATGTAGAAGAGGCGATTTTAGATGCTTATAAACGTTTTATCGGACCTGCAATTGAACGTGAAATTCGCGGCGAATTAACTGAGAAAGGCGAAGAACAAGCGATTCATATTTTCTCTGAGAACTTGCGCAAATTGCTTCTACAACCACCTTTAAAAGGAAAAATAATTCTTGGTGTGGATCCAGCTTTTAGAACAGGTTGTAAATTCTCTGTACTAGATCAAACAGGTAAAGTGCTAGAAATCGGTGTTGTTTATCCACATACAGCTAAAGCACGCCGACCAGAAGCAAAACAAAAGATTGCTGAGATTTTATCCACTTATCAAGTAGAAGTTATTGCGATTGGTAATGGAACGGCATCACGTGAAACAGAGCAATTTATCGTTGAGGTTATTCGTGAATCGAATTCTAATGCTTATTATTGTATCGTTAATGAAGCTGGCGCAAGTGTGTATTCTGCAAGTGAAACAGCTCGCGAAGAGTTCCCAGATTATCAAGTAGAAGAACGGAGCGCGGTTTCTATCGGAAGACGCTTGCAAGATCCATTAGCAGAACTTGTAAAAATCGATCCTAAGTCAGTGGGAGTGGGACAATACCAACATGATGTAGCCCAAAAACGATTAAATGAAACATTGACTTTTGTTGTTGAAACTGCTGTTAACCAAGTAGGAGTCAATGTAAATACAGCGTCTGCTTCCCTTTTACAATATGTTGCAGGCTTAAATAAAACAGTCGCTAATAATATTCGTAAATACCGCGAAGAAAATGGTTCGTTCACATCACGTAAAGCATTGAAAAAAGTTCCTCGTCTCGGCGCGAAATCATATGAACAAAGTATTGGCTTCTTACGTATCCTAGAAGGCGACAATCCGCTTGATAAAACAGCTATTCACCCTGAAAGCTATAAAGCAGCTGAGCAAATCGTGAAAGCAGCCGGTTTTGATTTGAGTGATATTGGTAGTGAGGACCTTAAAGCAGCGTTACAAGCACTTAGCATTCCAGAAGAAGCAGAAAAACTAGGCATTGGTAAAGAAACAATGCGTGATATTATTGATAATTTAATAGCTCCAGGGCGTGATCTTCGTGATGAACTTCCGGCACCACTTTTAAAACAAGATGTTATTTCGATGGAAGATTTAAAACAAGGAATGGAATTACAAGGAACTGTTCGTAACGTTGTTGACTTTGGCGCTTTTGTTGATATTGGCGTAAAACAAGACGGACTTGTGCACATTTCAAAACTGAGTAATTCCTTTGTTAAAAACCCAATGGATGTCGTTTCAGTAGGAGATGTTGTAACTGTTTGGGTTGATGAAGTAGATACGAAGAAAAACCGAATTGCTTTAACAATGCGTAACCCAAATGGAAGTGTTAAATAA
- a CDS encoding SprT family protein, whose protein sequence is MKQIELQRHMEEVSLQFFQKEFRHRAVFNARLRTTGGRYLLKSHDIEMNPKYLENFGLEYFFGIMKHELCHYHLHLEKKGYQHRDKDFRELLKKVNAPRFCATIPREITMHEYTCENCGKSFLKQRRFNVNRYRCGSCGGKLKQLGSKKIYTENR, encoded by the coding sequence ATGAAACAAATAGAATTGCAGCGACACATGGAAGAAGTGTCGCTGCAATTTTTCCAAAAAGAATTCCGTCACCGAGCTGTTTTTAATGCACGCTTACGGACGACAGGTGGCAGATATTTACTCAAAAGCCATGATATCGAAATGAACCCTAAATACTTAGAAAACTTTGGTTTAGAATACTTTTTCGGCATTATGAAGCACGAACTATGTCATTATCACCTTCATTTAGAAAAAAAGGGTTATCAACATCGGGACAAAGATTTCCGTGAATTATTGAAAAAAGTCAATGCGCCACGATTTTGCGCCACCATTCCGCGTGAAATCACTATGCATGAATATACATGTGAAAACTGCGGAAAATCATTTTTAAAACAGCGTAGATTCAATGTAAACCGTTATCGCTGCGGGAGTTGTGGTGGGAAATTAAAACAACTGGGCTCCAAGAAAATTTATACAGAAAACCGTTGA
- a CDS encoding NADAR family protein → MKVIHFYSENADYGCFSNFSLHPVVIDGVTYLTTEHYFQAQKFMDKKIIKKIISAKKPIEAAKLGRNRDFPLRKGWESMKDEVMLKAIRAKVEQHSEVKEILLSTGNAILVEHTEKDNYWGDGGNGSGKNRLGKILMKVRDEWNAS, encoded by the coding sequence ATGAAGGTTATCCATTTTTATAGTGAAAATGCAGACTATGGCTGTTTCTCTAATTTCTCTTTACATCCAGTTGTTATAGATGGCGTGACTTACCTAACGACAGAACACTACTTCCAAGCCCAAAAATTTATGGATAAAAAGATTATTAAAAAAATAATTAGCGCAAAAAAACCAATAGAAGCGGCAAAATTGGGGAGAAATAGAGACTTCCCATTACGAAAAGGCTGGGAAAGCATGAAAGATGAAGTGATGTTAAAAGCAATAAGAGCAAAAGTAGAGCAACATTCGGAAGTGAAAGAAATACTTTTATCCACAGGAAATGCAATTTTAGTGGAACATACGGAAAAAGATAATTATTGGGGCGATGGTGGAAATGGCTCTGGAAAGAATCGGTTAGGTAAGATTTTGATGAAAGTTAGAGACGAATGGAATGCTAGTTAG
- a CDS encoding SMI1/KNR4 family protein, with translation MSAVEKNFPEQILKRYVNLLDAFKTFYEQPNLCSNAFEQMSLEAAEGDKDLENKVKLFWNAHLPIMMSVDGCYEYYAIALNDGSVVHGSEPEFEESLVVADSFANFLLKIVAGEIGIS, from the coding sequence TTGTCTGCTGTAGAGAAAAACTTTCCAGAGCAAATTTTAAAAAGATATGTAAATTTATTAGATGCATTTAAGACCTTTTATGAACAACCTAACCTCTGTAGCAACGCGTTTGAACAAATGAGTTTAGAAGCAGCAGAAGGTGATAAAGATTTAGAGAATAAAGTAAAACTATTTTGGAATGCACATTTGCCTATTATGATGAGTGTTGACGGTTGTTATGAATATTATGCTATCGCTTTAAATGACGGAAGTGTTGTTCATGGTTCGGAACCTGAATTTGAAGAAAGTTTGGTTGTAGCAGATTCATTTGCGAATTTCTTACTGAAAATCGTGGCCGGTGAAATTGGGATAAGTTAA
- a CDS encoding iron chaperone: MDNKLEFTTIEEYITQAPAETKAVLQKIRETIQAAAPEATEKISYQMPTFYFEGNLVHFAVAKNHYGFYPAPSGISAFEKQLGKYKYSKGAVQFPINEEVPYDLIREMTLFRLAENKQKAAEKLAKKKKK, translated from the coding sequence ATGGATAATAAACTAGAATTTACAACGATTGAAGAATATATTACCCAAGCGCCAGCAGAAACAAAAGCAGTACTTCAAAAAATACGAGAGACAATTCAAGCTGCTGCCCCAGAAGCAACAGAGAAAATCAGTTATCAAATGCCAACTTTTTATTTCGAAGGCAATCTAGTGCACTTTGCTGTTGCGAAAAATCACTACGGGTTTTATCCGGCGCCTAGTGGCATTTCTGCATTTGAGAAGCAATTAGGAAAGTATAAATATTCTAAAGGTGCTGTTCAATTCCCGATTAATGAAGAAGTTCCTTATGATTTAATACGAGAAATGACGCTTTTCCGATTAGCAGAAAATAAACAAAAAGCAGCAGAAAAGCTAGCAAAGAAAAAGAAAAAATAA
- the celB gene encoding PTS cellobiose transporter subunit IIC: MNKFMELLGDKLMPLAAKLGENRYLTTLRDAFMLAFPLTMFGSIAVVLMNLPFWSDETKAVLQLYLGNAQNATMSIMTVFVVFGIGYSLSKYYKVEAIYGGAVALASFLILTPFFFNSANGELVTGALSLDRLGAKGMFIGMITGFIAGELYRFFVQRDWTIKMPAGVPPAVAKSFAALIPAVLTLSIFLVINIIVQFFFNTNLHDVVYTVIQKPLVGLGSGIIPTLIALFFVQVLWFFGLHGQIIVNSVMDPIWNTLMLENLDAYKAGNPLPHIITKPFMEVFTVGMGGSGMTLAVVIALAFLMKSKQSKEIGRLALGPGIFNVNEPVLFGMPIVLNATILIPWILAPLIVTTLNYFVMAAGIVPAPTGVSVPWTVPIIINGILATNSWLGGALQVVDFFIVLIIWYPFLKLVDRANIARESEAITK, translated from the coding sequence GTGAATAAATTTATGGAGTTGCTTGGGGATAAATTAATGCCTCTTGCTGCAAAGTTAGGGGAAAACCGTTATTTAACAACTTTGCGAGACGCATTTATGTTAGCGTTTCCACTAACAATGTTTGGTTCAATTGCCGTGGTTTTAATGAATCTACCTTTTTGGAGTGATGAAACAAAAGCTGTTTTGCAATTGTATTTAGGTAATGCGCAAAATGCGACGATGAGTATTATGACCGTTTTTGTCGTTTTTGGGATTGGTTATTCTTTATCCAAGTATTATAAAGTAGAAGCTATTTATGGTGGTGCCGTAGCGCTTGCTAGTTTCTTGATCTTAACGCCATTTTTCTTTAATAGTGCAAATGGGGAACTAGTGACAGGCGCGCTTTCTTTAGACAGACTTGGTGCAAAAGGTATGTTTATTGGTATGATTACAGGTTTTATCGCGGGGGAATTATATCGTTTCTTCGTTCAACGGGACTGGACTATTAAGATGCCAGCTGGTGTGCCGCCAGCAGTTGCTAAATCTTTTGCAGCTTTAATTCCAGCTGTTTTGACCTTAAGTATCTTTTTAGTAATTAACATAATCGTTCAATTCTTCTTTAATACTAACTTACATGATGTCGTGTACACAGTTATTCAAAAGCCACTAGTTGGGTTAGGATCAGGTATTATTCCAACTCTGATTGCGCTTTTCTTTGTCCAAGTATTGTGGTTCTTCGGTTTACATGGTCAAATTATTGTAAACTCGGTAATGGACCCGATTTGGAATACGTTAATGCTTGAAAATTTAGATGCTTACAAAGCTGGTAATCCTTTGCCACATATTATTACGAAACCATTCATGGAAGTATTTACTGTTGGAATGGGCGGATCTGGGATGACACTCGCAGTAGTTATCGCGCTCGCTTTTCTAATGAAGAGTAAACAGAGTAAAGAAATCGGTCGTTTAGCACTTGGACCTGGTATTTTTAACGTGAATGAGCCGGTATTATTCGGGATGCCAATTGTGTTAAATGCAACGATTTTAATTCCTTGGATACTGGCGCCATTAATTGTTACGACGCTTAATTACTTTGTGATGGCTGCTGGAATTGTGCCAGCACCAACCGGAGTTTCTGTTCCGTGGACTGTGCCAATTATCATTAATGGAATCTTGGCGACGAACTCATGGCTTGGCGGGGCACTTCAAGTGGTTGATTTCTTTATTGTCTTAATTATTTGGTATCCATTCCTTAAACTTGTTGATCGTGCGAATATCGCGAGGGAATCGGAAGCTATTACCAAATAA
- a CDS encoding GntR family transcriptional regulator — MVKYELIAADIREKINNGTYPPESILPDQVSLCKAYDCSRMTIKKAFDVLALEGLVYRQRGAGTFVMKNALANKQDASLRDYDGLTKMMGDNRISSKIIAFDIAFPDEKTQEQLLIKADQPVYKLIRLRLLDGEPYVLEHTTMPADLVPGLTKEILHHSIYAYLQDSLGLVLSGAFRKINADKPSEYDQEYLACGEHDPVLEVEQVVYLKDGRPVEYSRSRHRYDTRSFIMVDHREK, encoded by the coding sequence TTGGTTAAGTATGAATTGATTGCAGCAGATATCCGCGAAAAAATAAACAACGGTACTTATCCACCAGAATCCATTCTTCCTGATCAAGTAAGCTTATGTAAAGCCTATGATTGTAGCAGAATGACAATAAAAAAAGCTTTTGATGTTTTAGCACTTGAAGGACTTGTTTACAGACAACGTGGTGCAGGAACTTTTGTCATGAAAAATGCTTTAGCTAATAAGCAAGATGCGAGTTTGCGGGATTATGACGGGTTAACAAAAATGATGGGAGATAATCGAATCTCGAGTAAGATTATAGCGTTCGATATTGCTTTCCCAGATGAAAAAACACAGGAACAACTTTTAATTAAAGCAGATCAACCAGTGTATAAATTGATTCGGTTGCGCCTGTTAGATGGTGAGCCGTACGTATTAGAACATACAACAATGCCAGCAGATTTAGTTCCAGGTCTAACAAAAGAAATTTTACATCACTCGATTTATGCTTATTTGCAAGACTCACTAGGACTCGTACTAAGCGGCGCATTTCGAAAAATTAATGCTGATAAGCCATCTGAATACGATCAAGAATATTTAGCGTGCGGGGAACACGATCCAGTTTTAGAAGTGGAACAAGTAGTGTATTTAAAAGATGGTAGACCAGTGGAATACTCTAGGTCAAGACACCGCTATGATACAAGAAGTTTTATCATGGTTGATCATAGAGAAAAGTAA
- a CDS encoding OsmC family protein has translation MDLVKNGKVLELVHPNGNWTLIKEEGFSPVQITVAAVAACSGYVYQTLLEKKRIEINDLSIQTDYEQDQESAVHVLTKINVTFTVDLVDKSNQAKAEKAVHLVKEACPVAKSLDPSIEINEIVVFK, from the coding sequence ATGGATTTAGTGAAAAATGGGAAAGTATTAGAACTTGTACATCCAAATGGAAACTGGACCTTAATTAAAGAAGAAGGTTTTTCTCCAGTTCAAATAACAGTGGCGGCGGTTGCAGCTTGTAGCGGATATGTATATCAAACATTACTTGAGAAAAAACGAATTGAAATAAATGATTTAAGTATTCAAACGGACTATGAGCAAGATCAAGAAAGCGCTGTTCATGTTTTAACGAAAATTAATGTTACTTTCACAGTTGATTTAGTAGATAAAAGTAACCAAGCAAAAGCGGAAAAAGCAGTGCATTTAGTGAAAGAGGCTTGCCCAGTTGCGAAAAGTTTAGATCCTTCGATTGAAATTAACGAGATTGTTGTTTTTAAATAA
- a CDS encoding YdeI/OmpD-associated family protein, with protein sequence MGEKTIVEKLQLTKYKETVILNQPVGADYFRNLAKYEEKLTDKQYDLIFDFVETLDELVTFAQKVIDNNTLSTNGYLFFAYPKKGNKKFDTYVHRDELMPALKTDKEGYVNGSTLKFTRMVALDETYTVVGLKEATKLKAKGIKKNNPSADEYADYVPLVAEFLADKGDLQTFYNNLATGYQRVWARYIYSAKQSATQEKRRLEMVDILSQGYKTKDLYRQGKK encoded by the coding sequence ATGGGAGAGAAGACAATAGTAGAAAAATTACAACTGACTAAATACAAAGAAACAGTCATTCTAAATCAACCAGTTGGCGCAGATTATTTTCGGAATTTAGCAAAGTACGAAGAAAAACTAACAGATAAACAGTACGATTTAATTTTCGATTTTGTTGAAACGTTAGATGAATTAGTAACTTTCGCGCAAAAAGTTATTGATAACAACACACTTTCCACGAATGGTTATTTATTTTTCGCCTATCCTAAAAAAGGTAATAAAAAGTTCGATACATATGTGCACCGTGATGAATTAATGCCAGCTCTTAAAACAGACAAAGAAGGTTACGTGAATGGCAGTACGCTCAAATTTACGCGAATGGTTGCACTTGATGAAACATATACGGTTGTTGGTCTAAAAGAAGCAACGAAATTAAAAGCGAAAGGCATCAAGAAAAATAATCCTTCCGCAGATGAATATGCTGATTATGTACCACTTGTTGCAGAATTTTTAGCAGACAAAGGGGATTTGCAAACGTTCTATAATAACTTAGCGACAGGTTACCAGCGAGTTTGGGCTCGTTATATTTATTCTGCCAAACAATCAGCCACACAAGAAAAAAGACGCTTAGAAATGGTTGATATTCTGAGCCAAGGTTATAAAACAAAAGACCTCTACCGACAAGGAAAAAAGTAG
- a CDS encoding tyrosine phosphatase family protein, translated as MANYINKERRQIDFDPFDLRIIAVPEVVAVQFKPRSEHTLLIRIADVGATYQPLKNESLFEAILPVHFNDINEEDDYWGLSDKEQAEMKLFNEVHRDLIYDFVDEHPDFTQIIVHCHAGVSRSSAVAMGIAEHLGDEDTYDKLQVIKRYLPNPRVLAIMRGEAYL; from the coding sequence ATGGCGAATTATATTAATAAAGAAAGGCGCCAAATTGATTTTGATCCATTTGATTTACGGATAATTGCCGTACCAGAAGTAGTTGCGGTTCAATTTAAACCGCGCTCAGAACACACTTTACTTATTCGTATTGCGGATGTCGGCGCAACCTATCAACCACTTAAAAATGAATCATTGTTTGAAGCTATTTTGCCCGTTCATTTTAATGATATAAATGAAGAAGATGACTATTGGGGATTAAGTGACAAAGAGCAAGCCGAGATGAAACTATTTAATGAAGTACATCGTGATTTAATTTATGATTTTGTGGATGAACACCCAGATTTCACGCAAATCATAGTCCATTGTCATGCTGGAGTCAGCCGAAGTAGCGCAGTTGCTATGGGAATTGCTGAACACCTAGGGGATGAGGACACATATGATAAACTGCAAGTGATTAAACGTTACTTACCGAATCCGCGAGTTCTTGCCATTATGCGGGGCGAAGCGTATTTATAA